From the Manihot esculenta cultivar AM560-2 chromosome 3, M.esculenta_v8, whole genome shotgun sequence genome, one window contains:
- the LOC110611352 gene encoding DNA ligase 1 has translation MSRCFPFPPPGYEKARRDDVDLLKKERDREKKLKKEKKNEGKDKEKKEKDRSDGKHRDKKEKREKHRDKKEKDRDKDKDKISVSDEKRLLGKSEHNNEEKTPDEKKPPGKSEFNSGEIFIQKGKERGVDRKSLSGEKKFAGEFSGYSERVSQNSYLIEQPSSSVQEVDRRTPDEARGSRKQLIDKFISVNSRNDEGMVGLVAKATGTLADSKAKNKKGDDRKFDGQGIRDESRFSGKAIAQSFPGTVQTRIDKTPTRPPEKDIEKRIDGKDKSKQKEGDDIRGDKQKDKVKGIESQGKDKEKKKEEKVREKSEHNVKAPDKSKGNNKVDLIGIHNAKASHLPKEITVSGLNGGNPRKRKELDTNGFFNANGIKPSKMPRPDSSHPFIQNGKMLETAGTSIASVSDRQGAVNNIKVDAKERKINGVIATRALSISSTAQRPSMPTSAHADQIVKVSRKPHPDSKYLSEVLMVPKMEEWCDFDEQEWLFQGRDSRSKRPRIGSLVVDETPQVWSEALQIESADVCALPYVIPY, from the exons GAAAGGGACAGAGAGAAGAAGcttaagaaggagaagaagaacgaaggcaaagataaagaaaaaaaggaaaaagatagAAGTGATGGAAAGCATAGGgataagaaagagaaaagagaaaaacacaGAGACAAAAAGGAGAAGGACAGAGATAAGGATAAAGACAAAATTAGTGTCTCAGATGAGAAGAGGCTTTTGGGGAAATCTGAGCACAACAACGAAGAAAAAACCCCAGATGAGAAGAAACCTCCTGGAAAATCTGAGTTTAACAGTGGAGAAATATTCATCCAAAAGGGGAAGGAAAGGGGCGTAGATAGAAAAAGTTTATCAGGCGAAAAGAAATTTGCTGGTGAATTTTCAGGTTACAGTGAAAGGGTCTCTCAGAACAGCTATCTCATTGAGCAGCCATCTAGTTCTGTACAGGAGGTGGACAGGAGGACCCCAGATGAAGCCAGAGGAAGTAGGAAACAGTTGATTGATAAGTTCATTAGCGTGAACTCAAGAAATGATGAGGGAATGGTCGGTTTGGTGGCCAAGGCTACTGGGACTTTGGCTGATAGCAAGGCAAAGAACAAGAAAGGCGATGATAGAAAGTTTGATGGGCAAGGAATCAGGGATGAGTCAAGATTTTCTGGAAAGGCCATTGCTCAGAGCTTTCCTGGAACTGTTCAGACTAGAATTGATAAAACACCAACAAGACCACCGGAGAAAGATATTGAGAAAAGGATTGATGGGAAAGACAAGAGCAAACAAAAAGAAGGTGATGATATCCGTGGGGATAAACAGAAGGATAAAGTCAAGGGAATAGAAAGCCAAGGGAAggacaaagaaaagaaaaaggaggagaaaGTAAGGGAGAAAAGTGAACATAATGTAAAAGCGCCAGATAAATCAAAAGGAAACAATAAGGTTGACCTTATAGGTATCCATAATGCAAAAGCCTCTCATCTTCCCAAGGAGATCACTGTGAGTGGTCTCAATGGAGGGAATCCAAGGAAACGAAAGGAATTAGACACAAACGGATTCTTTAATG CTAATGGCATTAAGCCCAGTAAGATGCCAAGACCAGATTCCTCTCACCCATTCATTCAGAATGGGAAGATGTTGGAAACTGCTGGAACTTCCATTGCATCTGTATCAGATAGGCAAGGGGCAGTCAATAATATTAAGGTCGATGCTAAAGAACGCAAGATAAATGGTGTAATAGCAACTCGGGCATTATCCATCTCCTCAACAGCACAGCGACCATCCATGCCTACAAGTGCACATGCTGATCAAATTGTTAAAGTGTCCAGGAAACCCCATCCTGATTCCAAATATCTAAGTGAGGTCCTTATGGTGCCCAAAATGGAAGAATGGTGTGATTTTGACGAACAGGAATGGCTTTTCCAAGGTAGAGATTCTCGATCAAAAAGGCCCAGGATTGGTTCTTTGGTGGTTGATGAGACACCCCAAGTATGGTCAGAAGCTCTACAGATAGAGTCGGCTGATGTATGTGCTCTGCCATATGTAATTCCATACTGA